One genomic window of Micromonospora sp. WMMD1128 includes the following:
- a CDS encoding Gfo/Idh/MocA family oxidoreductase: MTRNDEFRLALVGAGRMGRHHMAALAGNRTVRIGHVVDPVPAARAAVTAAGLRAYPSVSDLLAETVPDGLLVTAPTGRHGELVAAAAKAGVPVLCEKPAGLDAAEAAEAGRVAAAAGIGFQVAYWRRYVPELRRLRERIAGGDLGEVLFVAASQWDGEPPAAAFRTGSGGIFVDMGVHEFDQIRWLTGQDIVRVAAQPAGPVTDPAVRGHDVDSAQALLGLAAGGTALVSLGRHFPGGDMATVEVFGTRGHQRLMFLDPADGDATMYAALARQAEDFAELVRTGRSAGAGVADAVAVLDAAHLATAQLTVGHDVSAVR; encoded by the coding sequence ATGACCAGGAATGACGAGTTCCGGCTGGCGCTCGTGGGCGCGGGCCGGATGGGCCGGCACCACATGGCGGCGCTGGCCGGCAACCGGACGGTCCGGATCGGCCACGTGGTCGATCCGGTGCCGGCGGCGCGCGCGGCGGTCACCGCCGCCGGGCTGCGGGCGTACCCGAGTGTGTCGGATCTGCTCGCCGAGACCGTGCCGGACGGGCTGCTGGTGACCGCGCCCACCGGCCGGCACGGCGAGCTGGTCGCCGCCGCCGCGAAGGCGGGGGTGCCGGTGCTGTGCGAGAAGCCGGCGGGGCTGGACGCGGCCGAGGCCGCGGAGGCCGGGCGGGTGGCCGCCGCCGCCGGCATCGGGTTCCAGGTCGCCTACTGGCGACGGTACGTGCCCGAGCTGCGGCGACTACGCGAGCGGATCGCCGGCGGCGACCTCGGTGAGGTGCTGTTCGTGGCGGCGTCGCAGTGGGACGGCGAGCCGCCCGCGGCGGCGTTCCGCACCGGCAGCGGCGGGATCTTCGTGGACATGGGCGTGCACGAGTTCGACCAGATCCGCTGGCTGACCGGGCAGGACATCGTCCGCGTCGCGGCGCAGCCGGCCGGGCCGGTCACCGACCCGGCGGTACGCGGACACGACGTGGACAGCGCGCAGGCGTTGCTCGGCCTCGCCGCCGGCGGCACCGCGCTCGTCTCGCTCGGCCGGCACTTCCCGGGCGGGGACATGGCCACGGTGGAGGTCTTCGGCACCCGGGGCCACCAACGGCTGATGTTCCTCGACCCGGCCGACGGCGACGCCACCATGTACGCGGCGCTGGCCCGCCAGGCGGAGGACTTCGCCGAGCTGGTCCGCACCGGCCGGTCCGCGGGGGCCGGGGTGGCGGACGCGGTCGCCGTGCTCGACGCGGCGCACCTGGCGACGGCCCAGCTCACCGTGGGCCACGACGTGAGCGCCGTTCGGTGA
- a CDS encoding acyl-CoA dehydrogenase family protein — MTAAGWAPAVETVSEVAAAHARQSDENATFPTEALAAMRRTGLLGLLVPTAEGGAGGTLSDLVDVTLALGRVDMSVAMVFAMHCQQVAAITAFGGEKLRTEVLPAVARGERYLGSVTTEAGKGGHLLTAESALAHDGEMLCVDRQAPIVTGGPYADAFLITTRAPGAESASQVDLVYAARDQLEVEVTGGWRPLGMRATHSVPMRLRGAVPQWQVVGEHGGFREIATTVFAPLAHVGWAAAWLGTAAGAYERLLRHARGEAGRRQFNPSSELVLLRLAGIRIRLDAAHALLRHTVSVVADAPDMSAAPVQLLLNTLKIRAAEESFAAADELVELSGLRHGYLTDSPLALERTFRDLRSASLNYANDRLRLANGALALRDQAVRLA, encoded by the coding sequence ATGACCGCCGCCGGGTGGGCCCCGGCCGTCGAGACCGTGTCCGAGGTGGCGGCGGCGCACGCGCGCCAGTCGGACGAGAACGCCACGTTCCCCACCGAGGCGCTCGCGGCCATGCGGCGTACCGGGCTGTTGGGGCTGCTCGTCCCGACCGCCGAGGGCGGCGCCGGCGGCACGCTGTCCGACCTGGTCGACGTCACGCTGGCGCTGGGCCGGGTGGACATGTCGGTGGCGATGGTCTTCGCCATGCACTGCCAGCAGGTCGCCGCGATCACCGCCTTCGGCGGGGAGAAGCTGCGGACCGAGGTGCTGCCGGCGGTGGCCCGGGGCGAGCGGTATCTCGGCTCGGTCACCACCGAGGCCGGCAAGGGCGGTCACCTGCTGACCGCCGAGTCGGCCCTGGCACACGACGGCGAGATGCTGTGCGTCGACCGCCAGGCGCCGATCGTGACCGGCGGCCCGTACGCGGACGCCTTCCTCATCACCACTCGCGCGCCGGGCGCCGAGTCGGCGTCCCAGGTGGACCTGGTCTACGCCGCCCGCGACCAACTTGAGGTCGAGGTGACCGGCGGGTGGCGTCCGCTGGGCATGCGGGCCACCCACAGCGTGCCGATGCGACTGCGCGGCGCGGTGCCGCAGTGGCAGGTCGTCGGCGAGCACGGCGGGTTCCGGGAGATCGCCACCACGGTCTTCGCGCCGCTGGCGCACGTCGGCTGGGCCGCCGCCTGGCTCGGCACGGCGGCCGGGGCGTACGAGCGGTTGCTGCGGCACGCGCGCGGCGAGGCGGGCCGGCGACAGTTCAACCCCTCCTCGGAGCTGGTGCTGCTGCGGCTGGCCGGGATCCGCATCCGGCTGGACGCGGCGCACGCGTTGCTGCGGCACACCGTCTCGGTGGTCGCCGACGCGCCGGACATGTCCGCGGCGCCGGTGCAACTCCTGCTCAACACGTTGAAGATCCGCGCGGCGGAGGAGTCGTTCGCCGCCGCCGACGAACTGGTCGAGCTGTCCGGGCTGCGTCACGGCTACCTGACCGACTCGCCGCTGGCCCTGGAGCGCACGTTCCGGGACCTGCGCTCGGCGTCGCTGAACTACGCCAACGACCGGCTGCGGCTGGCGAACGGGGCGCTGGCGCTGCGCGACCAGGCGGTGCGTCTTGCCTGA
- a CDS encoding phosphopantetheine-binding protein — MNAEFTELLRPFLKFAGPDEITEEARLRDLGLDSMREIELLFAIEETFGVAVPDDKLVDSTFATAGGLWGVIEELRTPVGGGTR, encoded by the coding sequence ATGAACGCCGAATTCACCGAGTTGCTGCGGCCGTTCCTCAAGTTCGCCGGCCCGGACGAGATCACCGAGGAGGCGCGGCTGCGCGACCTGGGCCTGGACTCGATGCGCGAGATCGAGCTGCTCTTCGCCATCGAGGAGACGTTCGGGGTGGCCGTGCCGGACGACAAGCTCGTCGACTCCACGTTCGCCACCGCGGGCGGGCTGTGGGGCGTGATCGAGGAGCTGCGGACCCCCGTGGGCGGTGGTACCCGATGA
- a CDS encoding alanine racemase, translating into MADLPFDTPAYRYDLAGVRANHATLRAALPAPSRLYYSLKANPHPAVVAALHEAGCDAEICSPGELAAALRAGVPGDRMLYTGPGKRDAEVAGAVRAGVRWFSVDSPVGLDQADRIAAAHGVDLRCLLRVNDRVPNPGQGLTMTGVASQFGADVDWIERAPEKFRSRPSAPVRGFHLYTGSNVDSVDALVAQFTTAATTARRLRDLLGVDLTVLDLGGGFGAPFARPGRNADLSGLADAVGAALDGLFPGWRDGTPTVAFESGRFLTATAGTLLTRVLDVKRSQGTPVVVLESGINHLGGMSGLRRLPPLVPALHAADDRDGEPLDAAIVAGPLCTPLDTWARAASLPDVRPGDVLAVPNVGAYGLSASLLAFLGHPAPVEVICDGDRIVETSRLTLTRQPAGHEDPRDER; encoded by the coding sequence GTGGCTGACCTGCCCTTCGACACCCCCGCCTACCGCTACGACCTGGCCGGGGTACGCGCCAACCACGCCACGCTGCGCGCGGCGCTGCCCGCGCCGAGCCGGCTCTACTACTCGCTCAAGGCCAACCCGCACCCGGCGGTGGTGGCGGCGCTGCACGAGGCCGGCTGCGACGCCGAGATCTGCTCCCCCGGTGAGCTGGCCGCGGCGCTGCGCGCCGGGGTGCCCGGCGACCGGATGCTCTACACCGGCCCCGGCAAGCGGGACGCCGAGGTGGCCGGCGCGGTCCGGGCCGGCGTCCGCTGGTTCTCCGTCGACTCGCCGGTCGGGCTGGACCAGGCCGACCGGATCGCCGCCGCGCACGGCGTGGATCTGCGCTGCCTGCTGCGGGTCAACGACCGGGTGCCGAACCCCGGCCAGGGGCTGACCATGACCGGTGTCGCCTCGCAGTTCGGCGCCGACGTCGACTGGATCGAGCGGGCACCGGAGAAGTTCCGCTCCCGCCCGTCGGCCCCGGTACGCGGGTTCCACCTCTACACCGGCAGCAACGTCGACTCGGTGGACGCGCTCGTCGCGCAGTTCACCACCGCCGCGACCACCGCCCGCCGGCTGCGCGACCTGCTCGGCGTCGACCTGACCGTGCTCGACCTGGGCGGTGGCTTCGGCGCGCCGTTCGCCCGGCCGGGCCGCAACGCGGACCTGTCCGGGCTCGCCGACGCCGTCGGCGCGGCGCTCGACGGGCTCTTCCCCGGCTGGCGCGACGGGACGCCGACCGTGGCGTTCGAGTCGGGGCGGTTCCTCACCGCCACCGCCGGCACGCTGCTGACCCGGGTGCTCGACGTCAAGCGGTCGCAGGGCACGCCCGTGGTGGTGCTGGAGTCCGGCATCAACCACCTGGGCGGGATGTCCGGCCTGCGCCGGCTGCCGCCGCTCGTGCCCGCGCTGCACGCCGCCGACGACCGCGACGGCGAGCCGCTCGACGCCGCGATCGTGGCCGGTCCGCTGTGCACGCCGCTCGACACCTGGGCCCGCGCCGCGAGCCTGCCCGACGTACGGCCGGGCGACGTGCTCGCCGTGCCGAACGTCGGCGCGTACGGGCTCTCGGCGAGCCTGCTGGCGTTCCTCGGCCATCCGGCCCCGGTCGAGGTGATCTGCGACGGCGACCGGATCGTCGAGACGTCCCGGCTGACGCTGACCCGGCAACCCGCCGGCCACGAAGACCCACGAGATGAGAGGTGA
- a CDS encoding acyl-CoA dehydrogenase family protein codes for MRVALAGVDVADPRAVWRALGAGGVTAALYPDGEQPDPVRLSALLTELDAHCPLGVTLSVCVQVATVLPLLAGAGGPAETARRGMLRGETVVALAVTDAAGSGSDLLDATTRVKLGEGTATLDGGKTWITNATTCDAALVLARHREARHFTSFCWLLTPAAAPGVTVSSAGRAFAGAGTGHLRFAAVALDPDAVVGRPGRALAGFARQAGVERLASALWARAMCHRMLAGLRDWLRGRPAGEGTLWDRPAIRERYARCLVAVRQLDALCAPPLAAPDAVPSPVTGMLLKITAAETVERVAAEAVHLRGADAFRDGGEAHLRTEAAMFGIAGGATGAMLAGIADHADELVDAGR; via the coding sequence GTGCGCGTGGCCCTGGCCGGCGTGGACGTCGCCGACCCGCGCGCCGTGTGGCGGGCACTCGGCGCCGGCGGCGTCACCGCGGCCCTCTACCCGGACGGCGAGCAGCCGGACCCGGTTCGGCTGTCGGCGCTGCTCACCGAACTGGACGCCCACTGCCCGCTGGGCGTGACGCTGTCGGTCTGCGTCCAGGTCGCCACCGTACTGCCGCTGCTGGCCGGCGCCGGTGGGCCGGCGGAGACCGCGCGCCGTGGCATGTTGCGCGGCGAGACCGTGGTGGCGCTCGCCGTCACCGACGCCGCCGGGTCCGGCTCGGACCTGCTCGACGCCACCACCCGGGTGAAGCTGGGCGAGGGCACGGCCACCCTGGACGGCGGGAAGACCTGGATCACCAACGCGACGACGTGCGACGCGGCGCTGGTGCTCGCCCGGCACCGCGAGGCGCGCCACTTCACCAGCTTCTGCTGGCTGCTCACCCCGGCCGCCGCGCCGGGCGTGACGGTCTCCTCCGCCGGGCGGGCGTTCGCCGGCGCCGGCACCGGTCACCTGCGGTTCGCCGCCGTCGCGCTCGACCCGGACGCCGTGGTGGGCCGCCCCGGCCGGGCGCTTGCCGGCTTCGCCCGGCAGGCCGGCGTGGAGCGGCTGGCGAGCGCGCTGTGGGCGCGGGCGATGTGCCACCGGATGCTCGCCGGCCTGCGCGACTGGCTGCGCGGCCGGCCGGCCGGCGAGGGGACGCTGTGGGACCGCCCGGCGATCCGGGAGCGGTACGCCCGCTGCCTGGTGGCGGTCCGGCAGCTCGACGCGCTGTGCGCGCCGCCGCTGGCCGCGCCGGACGCCGTCCCGTCCCCGGTGACCGGCATGCTTCTCAAGATCACCGCCGCCGAGACGGTCGAGCGGGTCGCCGCCGAGGCCGTGCACCTGCGCGGCGCGGACGCCTTCCGCGACGGCGGCGAGGCGCACCTGCGCACCGAGGCGGCCATGTTCGGCATCGCCGGCGGTGCCACCGGCGCAATGCTCGCCGGCATCGCCGACCACGCCGACGAACTTGTCGACGCCGGGCGCTGA
- a CDS encoding flavin reductase family protein, whose amino-acid sequence MTGISEADEQQLAFRSVAGRFATGVAVTTAVGPDGPLGMTVNSFTTVSLSPRMLLVCLRRDCRLLGAVQRTGRFAVTVLADDQREDAAWFASRGRPTGAEGFAGVAYDAERATGCPRLTDGVAYFGCEAVSAEPVGDHAVLIGTVRAAGLLRSAPPLLFVDGHYAQVADLREAEVAR is encoded by the coding sequence ATGACCGGGATCAGCGAAGCGGACGAGCAGCAACTGGCGTTCCGGTCCGTCGCCGGGCGGTTCGCCACCGGAGTGGCGGTGACCACGGCGGTCGGACCCGACGGGCCGCTCGGGATGACCGTCAACTCGTTCACCACGGTGTCCCTGTCCCCCCGGATGCTGCTGGTCTGCCTGCGGCGGGACTGCCGGTTGCTCGGCGCGGTCCAGCGGACCGGCCGGTTCGCGGTCACCGTGCTCGCCGACGACCAGCGCGAGGACGCCGCCTGGTTCGCCAGCCGGGGCCGACCGACCGGCGCCGAGGGTTTCGCGGGTGTCGCGTACGACGCGGAGCGGGCGACCGGCTGCCCCCGGCTGACCGACGGGGTGGCGTACTTCGGGTGCGAGGCGGTGTCGGCCGAGCCGGTCGGTGACCACGCCGTGCTGATCGGGACCGTCCGCGCCGCCGGCCTGCTCCGGTCCGCGCCGCCGCTGCTCTTCGTGGACGGCCACTACGCGCAGGTCGCCGACCTGCGGGAAGCGGAGGTGGCGCGATGA
- a CDS encoding inositol monophosphatase family protein: protein MSVGGAPGDLRHLSLRAARAGADAIRQTRHHGFRTAYKGGAAQDPVTTADHASERAILDLLARDRPQDAVLAEESGLSAGCSGLRWIVDPLDGTLNFSHGASRYAVSVAVAAGCDVGDGDGRVVAATVLQPASGAFLVLDGDGPHDGDAPVAVNREATPGHALVAFAVPNAPAPRRRAYQALVDLAPRVADLRNSGSTVCDLASVATGELDAFVSFDPAPWDIAAGTALVEAGGGVSRRWRRDRTTVFATGAPAVVEALADWLGPDRTGPEGTDEEGERR, encoded by the coding sequence ATGAGCGTCGGCGGCGCCCCCGGCGACCTGCGCCATCTCAGCCTGCGCGCGGCCCGGGCCGGCGCGGACGCGATCCGCCAGACACGCCACCACGGTTTCCGGACCGCCTACAAGGGTGGCGCGGCCCAGGATCCGGTGACCACCGCGGATCACGCGAGCGAACGTGCCATCCTCGACCTGCTGGCCCGGGACCGCCCGCAGGACGCCGTGCTGGCCGAGGAGTCCGGGCTCAGCGCCGGTTGCTCCGGCCTGCGGTGGATCGTCGACCCGCTGGACGGCACGTTGAACTTCAGCCACGGCGCGAGCCGGTACGCGGTGAGCGTGGCCGTGGCGGCCGGTTGCGACGTGGGCGACGGCGACGGCCGGGTGGTCGCGGCCACCGTCCTGCAACCGGCCAGCGGCGCCTTCCTGGTGCTCGACGGCGACGGCCCGCACGACGGCGACGCCCCGGTGGCGGTCAACCGGGAGGCGACGCCGGGGCACGCGCTGGTGGCGTTCGCGGTGCCCAACGCGCCCGCCCCCCGGCGGCGGGCCTACCAGGCGCTGGTCGACCTCGCGCCGCGCGTCGCCGACCTGCGCAACTCCGGCTCCACGGTGTGTGACCTCGCCTCGGTGGCCACCGGCGAGCTGGACGCGTTCGTCAGCTTCGACCCGGCCCCGTGGGACATCGCCGCGGGCACCGCGCTGGTCGAGGCCGGCGGCGGGGTGAGCCGGCGGTGGCGCCGGGACCGGACGACCGTCTTCGCCACCGGCGCGCCGGCCGTGGTGGAGGCGCTCGCCGACTGGCTGGGACCGGACCGTACCGGCCCGGAGGGCACCGACGAGGAAGGGGAACGACGATGA
- a CDS encoding amino acid adenylation domain-containing protein — MSLYKWFQRSVERAPEAVALEVDGQSVTYRRLHDLAGGLAGRIHAEVGRRPRAVGLLAARSLPAYAGYLAALRAGAVVVPLNPAFPTARNAGLCRDAGVDAVVVDAAGAQVAAGVAGGAATVRLDDAPAGPAPEPASGPDDVAYLLFTSGSTGRPKGVPIRHRNVDAYLAHCLDRYPVGPGDRLSQTFDLTFDPSVFDMFVAWGGGATLVVPQPDEVLTPVRFVNERRITHWFSVPSVVSLARRMRMLSPGVMPGLRHSLFAGEQLTHEAARAWAAAAPNSVVENLYGPTELTVTCAAHRLPADPADWPATSNGTVPIGDVYDTLDAILRDEDGGTGGDDGELCVRGPQRFAGYLDPADDEGRFVTHAGQRYYRTGDRVRREHGTLVHHGRLDDQVKLRGYRIELGEIEMVLRGHPGVEDAVVLALGEGDAVTLQAVYTGAAGIAAELARRCADRLPGYMAPARIHHVAALPTNGNGKTDRRRTAALVGDGAGGTRGER, encoded by the coding sequence GTGAGTCTCTACAAGTGGTTCCAGCGGAGTGTGGAGCGCGCGCCCGAGGCGGTCGCGTTGGAGGTCGACGGGCAGTCGGTGACGTACCGCCGGCTGCACGACCTGGCCGGCGGCCTCGCCGGACGGATCCACGCCGAGGTGGGGCGGCGTCCCCGGGCGGTCGGCCTGCTGGCCGCCCGCAGCCTGCCCGCGTACGCCGGTTATCTGGCCGCGCTGCGGGCCGGCGCCGTCGTGGTGCCGCTCAACCCGGCGTTCCCGACCGCCCGCAACGCCGGGCTGTGCCGCGACGCCGGGGTGGACGCCGTGGTGGTGGACGCCGCCGGCGCGCAGGTCGCGGCCGGGGTCGCGGGCGGCGCCGCCACGGTACGGCTCGACGACGCGCCGGCCGGACCGGCGCCGGAGCCGGCGAGCGGTCCGGACGACGTGGCGTACCTGCTGTTCACGTCCGGGTCGACCGGGCGGCCCAAGGGTGTGCCGATCCGGCACCGCAACGTCGACGCCTACCTCGCCCACTGCCTCGACCGCTACCCGGTCGGCCCGGGCGACCGGCTGTCGCAGACCTTCGACCTGACCTTCGACCCGTCGGTGTTCGACATGTTCGTCGCCTGGGGCGGCGGCGCGACGCTCGTGGTGCCGCAGCCGGACGAGGTGCTGACGCCGGTGCGGTTCGTCAACGAGCGGCGCATCACCCACTGGTTCTCGGTGCCCTCGGTGGTGTCGCTGGCCCGCCGGATGCGGATGCTCTCCCCCGGCGTCATGCCCGGCCTGCGGCACAGCCTGTTCGCCGGTGAGCAGCTCACGCACGAGGCGGCGCGGGCCTGGGCGGCGGCGGCGCCGAACAGCGTGGTGGAGAACCTCTACGGCCCCACCGAGCTGACCGTGACCTGCGCCGCCCACCGGCTGCCGGCCGACCCGGCGGACTGGCCGGCGACCTCGAACGGCACCGTGCCGATCGGCGACGTGTACGACACCCTCGACGCGATCCTGCGCGACGAGGACGGCGGCACCGGCGGCGACGACGGCGAGCTGTGCGTCCGGGGGCCGCAGCGCTTCGCCGGCTACCTCGACCCGGCGGACGACGAGGGCCGGTTCGTCACGCACGCCGGGCAGCGGTACTACCGCACGGGCGACCGGGTCCGCCGCGAGCACGGCACGCTCGTGCACCACGGACGCCTCGACGACCAGGTGAAGCTGCGCGGCTACCGGATCGAGCTGGGCGAGATCGAGATGGTGCTGCGCGGCCACCCCGGCGTGGAGGACGCGGTGGTGCTGGCGCTCGGTGAGGGCGACGCCGTCACCCTCCAGGCGGTCTACACCGGCGCCGCCGGGATCGCCGCCGAGCTGGCCCGCCGCTGCGCCGACCGGTTGCCCGGCTACATGGCGCCGGCCCGGATCCACCACGTGGCCGCGTTGCCCACGAACGGCAACGGCAAGACCGACCGACGCCGCACCGCCGCCCTGGTCGGCGACGGGGCCGGCGGGACGAGAGGAGAACGGTGA